In a single window of the Papaver somniferum cultivar HN1 chromosome 8, ASM357369v1, whole genome shotgun sequence genome:
- the LOC113306693 gene encoding histone H4: MSGRGKGGKGLGKGGAKRHRKVLRDNIQGITKPAIRRLARRGGVKRISGLIYEETRGVLKIFLENVIRDAVTYTEHARRKTVTAMDVVYALKRQGRTLYGFGG; this comes from the coding sequence atgtcagGAAGAGGAAAAGGAGGAAAGGGTTTGGGAAAGGGAGGAGCAAAAAGGCATAGAAAAGTTCTGAGAGATAACATCCAAGGTATTACCAAGCCAGCTATCAGAAGATTAGCAAGAAGAGGTGGAGTGAAACGTATCAGTGGATTGATTTATGAAGAGACTCGTGGTGTTCTTAAGATCTTTCTTGAGAATGTGATTCGTGATGCTGTTACTTATACTGAACATGCCCGAAGAAAGACTGTTACTGCTATGGATGTCGTTTATGCTTTGAAACGACAGGGGAGAACTCTTTATGGATTTGGAGGTTAG